In Engraulis encrasicolus isolate BLACKSEA-1 chromosome 2, IST_EnEncr_1.0, whole genome shotgun sequence, the sequence CTTGGAATGGCTTCAACTCTCTTGGAATGGCTTCAAATGTGTACCCATCGAAGATTGTTAGGTATTTAGGAATAGCATATGATGCGTCACTCATTATCATTAAATGTGCATAactggtgttaatttaagaagaactttgtgtgtgtgtgtgtgtgtacttgtcgtGTCTTGGCGGAGGTCGCTACATAGGGGATGCCATAGCTGCGTGTATGTCTTTGTTGTAGtataaccgtgtgtgtgtacctgtcgtgtCTTGGCGGAGTTCTCTACGAAGGGGGGGTCGTAGcttcgtgtatgtgtttgttgtagtggttctgtgtgtgtgtgtgtgtgtgtgtgtacctgtcgtgtCTTGGCGGAGGTCTCTACGAAGGGGATGCCATAGCTGCGCGCGAGCTCCTGGGCTTGCCGCGTCTCCACGGTGCGTGTGCTCAGGTCGCTCTTGTTGCCCACCAGCACCATGGGCACATTCTCACTGTCCTTCACACGGTTGATCTGTTCCctaaaacatacagacacacggaaATTATAAAAAGGAGATGGTTAAACTAAAGGCATATGAACACTTTTTTTGTTGTAACTGTATAAAAAGGAGTTTATACAAAGTCTATACAAGCAACGTCAATGCATTCAGCATAGACTCAATTCAAATCAGCCAAAATTCAAAGGGCGGATGTTGCAACATAGATGCATAACAACTGCCAAAGCTTTACTTCAACTATGTAAGCCCCCTGAGTGTCTTTGAATGAACCGCACATCATACTGATTGtggaagaaactccttatgaatCATCTCTGGCTGGACCTGATCCAATTGTATTAAACCGCATGCATCTTGTCGTGAGTGTGTCTACCTGTAGAGGTGAACGTCCTCAAAGGACTTGGTGTTGTTGATGGCGAATACGCAGAGGAAGCCCTCCCCTGTCCTCATGTACTGGTCCCTCATGGCGCTGTACTCCTCCTGACCTGCAGTGTCCAAGATGTCCAGCAGACACGTCTCCCCATCGATCACCACCTGCTTCCTGTAcgagtcctacacacacacacaagagacaccaATGTGGTTAGTTTCTCTCATATATAGACATTGGATATTGacttattttacattacattataattgtttttaaatatatttttggtcttttagactttattagtgacggGACAGtttgagaaagagaaggggaaacatttgggagagagagatggggaagggtcggcaaaggacccaagccAGAGTCAAagccgggtcagccgcgtagtagacgagtgccctaccgttaagccacggtagggccaaattACATTATACTTAACTGATGCCTTTATCCAACACGACTTAGTAATTTACAAGTTAtctgttacagtccctggaacaatgtgtggttaggtgcctgcTCAAAGGCACGTCTAccatggatggagttgtagggagaggtaatggtgggattcgaaccggtaaCCCTCTgctcttaagaccacctccctaaccattacatcaTGGCGGTAGAACGTTAGTTAacttccctcctgaagcctcatacagtagcactgagctatcggtctggaccttcaGCTCAGAGGTTGCTGTGCCTCATatgcccgaactggagcattgactggtaagtggcgggttcgagccctgaATGGCTAACTAGCGCACATAAAGCACAGCTCAGTTAAAATGCTAAGAGGAGAGTAAAACAAAGGCAAGAAGGAAGTATACGCAATGCATGGTAATAAACAAGCTACCCAGAGAGGGTGTGAATAATATTGCAGTTTTGTGCACTGGGTATTGCAACATTACGCTCTTCATAGTAAAGGTAGCTGGGGTAACAGaacataacacaacataacacagtaTTAATGAACACCAACAATGAGCTGACAAACCCGTATTTTACAAGATTGGTCAAGCGCCTGTATCACGGTTCCGGTACATTTAAAGTTATGACGACCCATTAGAAAGCAGTCAGCTGGTATGTTTCTGGACATAATTATCACGATTCACTATGTGTCAGAGGCTGGTTCAGGTTAGCTTATACCTGTGGGACAGCAGGTATGTCGAAGTGCGAAGAAAAAGGAGCATGACCAACCAAGGCCCCAGAATGGGCCCCTGAAAAGCCAAATGAGTAAGTAGTGGTGTCCCCCGAGAGCTTGTCTGTAGCCTAAGGTCCAGAGTATATTACTCCAATTTCACAGCGTGCTTTACTTTTAGTATGTCTACGCATTGTGACAAATAAAACTCCTTACATCTTTGAGTGAAGCGCTGTGAACCTGTGTAGAACAACCTTGGCGCGTGTCTGGATAAAGACTCCGTCAAAGAGTAATTGAAGACACTGAAGTAGGCTAGTAATAATGGACCATATCTACTAAATTACCTTAAACGTAAACAGTAGCACGAGCGCAACCAATGTACACATAATTTTCTCATTCCTCTCACTAGATATTCTTCCACAATATGCTAACTAACAATGCTGATAATTATGTGTCGCACTTCATACACACCTCGATAGTTGGGTCATACTCATCGACGAAGTGGTTCTGGATGAGCTGAATGGTCAGAGCACTCTTTCCAACACCACCGGCGCCAACCACCACCAACTTGTATTCAGTCATCCTGAGGTGCACAGGCAGAAAGAAATCAAAACAAGGTTAGAGTTATACCGGTAAGTGAATAGGACATGTTGTTTGTCTTAGCATAATGATATTCACGGTCTACTTCAACGGAGAGTCACTATAACAAACTATGTGTTCAAACAAGACACATTTTGTTAAGTAGAAATTTGTATCAGTAGGCTACAGGGGTAGAACTAGAACTACCGGTAGTTCGTCGTCGGCTGTCAGTAGCTTGCTTTGACAATGACTGACAAAGCACCAGAATGAAGGCCAACCAATAATTGAAACTATATCAAACAAATGTTTATGCAATTCTTCAATGTAAACACGTCTACAATAAGGTATGCATAACAGTCAGCAGATGGCTAACTCAAAAAATCACAGCACCCACACAGAAGGCGGCTAAGCTCTCTGTTCAACTAGAGCCAGACTAGCAAACTGGCTAGTTAGCAGTCTTGCTACCGTTAGCTGCAAACCGCAAGTGTGGCTCAGACATGACCTGAAAACACTGAACCGGAGTTTGACCCACATCTGATGAGCTTCACTACCCTGTAAAATATGCGTTGCAACACGTGTCTGCATAGGAATAAAATAGAATGTCACATTAGAACGTGTTACCTTCAATGTACTTTCTTGTGATTTCTCGGAGTAAACTCGCCGTGACTTGAGAATGAAATTATGAAGCTAATCGGGGAGCCACATAGCCCGAATACTGCCTTCCTTATTATCAAGAAAAGAGTCACCATTAACTTTACAACCACATCACTTGTATACTCCACATCGACGAGTCCATTCGTAAAAAATAACCTCAAACGTATTGAAATGCTGAAGAAATCTAAAAAGAAATGTATGATGCCGGAGAAATCATCAGTGGCTCTTCAGCCTTTTTTCCTCAAGCTTGAGATTCATTGTGGGTGCGAATGGGAGGGGCTTCGTGAAATAACAACCATTCCAATTCAAGTTTCTTGCCAGAGTCCCAACGCGATAGGGTAAGAAATGACTGAAGTAGATCTTGACCAATTACTATCACTCATCTTTTACTAATTCCCATATATTCCCCGCCTTTCGTGTGAATTTACGCCAATGAATAACCAGAGAGGTGTAAAGGGCGGACAACGCTGATTGGTAAGACGTGCTCCTCATATAAAATGATGGCTTTATTAATTAAGGCTTCTCTTGAAATATGGCGAATGACAATGGATTGGATGCGGCTATTTTCTTGTAATATTTAAGCCTTCTAGATATTTTGTAGGCTTTCACGTCTACCCTGTATTTGTTATAATAATTTAAATGGTGAGTGATAGGCCTATACATAGTGGGTCTATGGTTAAATTGAAATATCCAGGCTACAATAAAAATTGCATAACATTTCAAAGCCGCACCTAAAACAACCACTGGACCAATCACAGTCATGATTGGTAGGCACCATAAACTATGGAAAaaaacgtaaataaataaataaatacatgttttTCCAGTGTTTCACCACAGAATGTCGCTGCACAACATATTTTTTGGTCTTACTGTGTAGAAACCCTCCCCTCTGACAGATGGAGGTAGGATTATCTTGGTGATTTCAGGCAAAGATTAGAGGACAGCAGATGCACTCATGGGTGGATGGAAACAGAAATGacagagagaataaaagaaaaagtGTACAGTAGATCAACCTTGGAATCAGACCGGTGTACCGTTGGTCTATGATTTGTGTAGACTAGCCCGCCACACATAGTAGTGCAACTGCAGCCTGTTTTGCACATTGTTGAATGAAACACTGTAGATAAATCTAATAAGGTGAGTTCAGGTGATGCGTTGAGGTCATGATGACTCCTTTGACCAGAAAGCACACTACATAccaacacagtaggctacaaccCACTGTTAAGCGGCTTTGGATAAAGGTGTCTGCTCAAGGAGTCCAGTCTATGGAATTAATGCCTTTCTATGGATTCAGACATTCAACAAAGTATATGTACACATCTCTGAATCTTTATTACAGGGATCATTCACATATACACATTTTGTAcacatattcaacacattttttgagtgacatatctctttttttacatttgcatTCAGTCCACAAgttagcattttttttcttcaaaaaacatCAGTTGAGAAGAGCACATTTAATCAACAAACAGGAAATATGAACATAAATAACATTGATATATTTAAAGAGAGGATCGTGAAAGAGTGCGCTGCTTGTCAGTCATATACCTTGATTATCTCTGCTCTTCTGAATTTAActgattttcttcttcttttttgcctACATGACTCTATACATCTAAACATGAAGTGTCAGACTACCCATATTACAGTATGCCTGTATGGACTGGTGTCTGGGAGGGGGGGAGGGTAATTCCATCTGTAAACGATGCCGTCGGCAGTGGTTCAAGTTCCAACCCAAAAAGAACACACCGTCAGCTGTATATGGAAAACAGAGCTGCTCTGGACTTAGAAATCGGAGGGAGAAAGCACTGGAAAACACAAAGAAGATGCCACTCTCAAACACAGGGGgagaaacactgtaaaatgtGGAGATGTGCAAGAGGACTCCATCCTTAAATGCTGACTGACGTACAGCCGCGCTGAGAACTGATTCTGTAGGATTTTTAAAACACTCCCATGGGCATTATTGCTATATTGACTGGCTCATTTCAGAATGGATTTGTTAGGTGCTTTTTTTCCTGCATGTATGCCCCATTTTTCTCAAACGtcaacacacacatgatcacacattCAGATGGACTTTTTTTGTTCTACATAATCATCTTTGGACACTACAGTAGTCTATttactctcttgcacacacacttacaaatggACAGGCACACAATTATGCAGTGTAAGAGCATACAATATTGTTTTTGTCTTAGCATGTGCGCGTGAAGGGACAGGcatcaaaaaagagagagagaaaaatctgTATTAACTATGTCATAACCACTCACAAACATTCTcattttctgtatctctctcgtgTGCTcgttctcttctgtctctctctcacacacacactgaaatgcataGAGATTTACACTAgtcatacacactgaaacaacttTACATAATCACACTCACATCCACCAAAAGACAAGTGAGAAAGGGATGTAATATAATTATACAGGAAAACACACTTGGTTAatgctgtacacacacgcgcacgcacgcacacacacacacacacacacacacacacacacacacaggcagacaggcacacacaaagtcacacattgacacataaatacacacaaataaatgcacacCGCCACATTCGGGCAGGTTTGTAAGCATTCAATTGAGCCTAAGTGTCTTTGCCCATTGAGTGAaacactgtactgtagtgtagtgggtCGGGTTATGAGATTATCTGGCGGTACCATTAGTCCTGGTGATAATCCTGACCCCTCGTCTGACCTATGAGGACACACAAGGAACCCCACCAGCGGCCAAGAAAGCTCTTACTGTAAGTGTGTTTAGGTACACGGGTCGCACATGAACACACCTACTATAGTCTACAACCCAGTCGAACACACACATAAGCTTGAATGGGCACGGGCTTGGAAGGTCACAGATCcccaggatacacacacagacagcaatcAAGATTATCTCTCTTAAATTCTCATTTTAAGTGCGTAACAGTGAATTTTGGCAGACAGCCTAAATTACTGAGTTATAAACACAAAGTAGAGCACCATCGAAGGCCTGactgccacacacatacatgtagcttgcatgggcacacacaaacacacacacacacacacacacacacacacacacacacacacacacacacacacacacacacacacacacaaacacacacacacacacacacacctttgctcatgtgcacgcttacacacacagcatcctcAAAGGAACAGACCGCTCTGCTGTTTATCAAATTCATTAGTCTTTACCCCCTAATCTTGCATACCGTCTCCCAGAGTTACAAACATACAAAACTATTGGGCTCTCTCTTACAGTTAGCATTGACAATACAGGTACAGTACGGACAACGAATAAGTATGGAGGCATGAAGTGGGAGGAttcatttatcacacacacacacacacacacacacacacacacacacacacacacacacacacacacacacacacacacacacacacacacacacacacacacacacacacacacacacacacacctgtactgaTAACATCTTACCAacccatcctcacacacacacacacacacacacacacacactcattcttttNtttttttttttaagaatttcCCTTCTGTCCAAAGCCCTCTTTTCCCCTCAACCCTGCCCTCATTTCACTCTCTCTGACCCTCTCcctgcatgtctgtttgtgcctCTATGTCAgttccctgtcctcctctcccccatacAGATACCTATTGGTCCCTGGGGGTTGGACCAACTCCTCTGACTTATCCCAGTCACTGACccagccccctcccccacctccacctcctcctcctcctcctcctcctcctcctcctcctccattggctGGCATTACGGCCTCGGGTTGGCTCATGGCCCCATAGCCCGCGCCGCCCGACGTCCTGTACAGCTCCTCCGTCTCATTGGCCAGCTCGTCCTCGTCCAGGATGCCGCACTTCTCCTCGCTGGTGTCCTCGGGGTCCGCCCACGGCTGCTTCTCTCCCGACGCAAAGAGACCTGGGGAAAAGGTGAACGCAACATTGGTTGTTGGTTGTTATTGTTATGTAATGGTTTGAATGATTTGTGgcctcttactacagatgggcctattcactgtttgctgaaaacactcaacaaaTTTAAGTACTAACGTCaattctggccaggccatggcagtcaagaagcttgccgccctccccttcatctcattcattcctaattgatccaggtccctcagctgataatctttcttcccagtgattggccacacagcttcggcacgccttttaaattctatcctccgaacagagctataccgccaaatgtaattcataatttcaataaaagaaatttcatttctattcttctcttgtgtttcttgactgaaatggttctgacagaactacatataacaacattgctatgacagtgccgagagcgttaaataacagattaagacatagccattacaattttggtgtcagtaaggttataacataggctctgcgctaaggggttaagtaacaaattaagacgtGGCCATTCCAATTTAGTGACTGTAAGGTTATATCACAGGCTCTGCAAAAAGGGATTAATTGTTCCATGTTTTATTCTTAACTTTAACTGGAACTGAGCTAATCCCTTCGCCCTGTGGTAACTGTGATACACTGTTGTCAACACAGCTTTCAAAATTTAGATAAGCATTCCATCGAATAAATGGTCTCAATACAACACCTTTTAGGGCCTCGTATGAAGATGTTAAATGCATTATCGTACACATCCTGTGTTACCAAATTGTGCCTCATCCATTTAAAACACTCAAAAGGTTACTGACACCAATTAATCCATACTCAATATAAATCTAAGGTGCATCTCAAACACTCATTGCAATCCAATTGTcaaaaatgctatttttataCCATATAAGTTCCATTTAAGTTCTATCATGTTACCGAGCCACTGGTCTGCTGAAAATGACAAGAGTTATCAGTGAAGTTACAGACAGCAAACAAAAGAGCATCTTACCATAGAAGATGACACCACCATAGTGGACAAGGGAGGCGATGAGAAACACGCCCTGCCACTCTTCTCGAGTCTGAAAGGGGTTGGGCGACAAATACATTCCACAGAAATTAGCAAAGTCTCTATCCAAAGCCTAAAGCGAGAATTTACAATTCACCCCATTGGTTGGAAACACAATTATGTCCAATCTGCACTACAAAGAGGCGGGCCGCCTCTCCAATCGTCCAAGGTACACTACCTAATTTTGATGATTTTGGAAGTATTGTTTGAAAACCTTAGCCTTTTAAAAGCCATGAAGTGATACGTTGCTGCTGCCACCGCCACTGGCACTGTGCCTACCTTGTGTTTGGTCATGGCTCCGACGATGAGAGGGCAAACCATGCCCGATAAGGTGCCAACTCCGTTGGAGATGCCCATAAGAATACTGGCATAGCGGGGGGCGATGTCTAAATGGTTCACATTAAACCCTGTCAATGGGAGAAAGCATAATGGATGCTTAGTCATTATacagccagggtgtgtgtgtgtgtgtgtgtgtgtgtgtgtgtgtgtgtgtgtgtgtgtgtgtgtggataatgaatgcttagtcattatagagccagtgtgtgtgtgtgtgtgtgtatatgtgtgtgtgtgtttgtgagtgtgtgtgcctgtgtgtgcttgcgtatgtgatgtgtgtgtatgcatgtgtgcatgtgtgcatgcgcgcgtgtatgtgtgtgtgggtgcatgtgtgcgtgagttagTCAGTTACACACCTGAGATTGCGAAGCCACTGAATCCTACAGCAAGCACGAGGAAGGAGATGGCCACACCTTTAGTATGAGAGTAGCCCACCACTAAGAGTAGAGTAGCCTCCATGCCAAAACCTGATGGGGAAATACATGATGAATTAACACATAATAtacttctctatttctttctttctttctttctttctttctttctttctttctttctttctttctttctttctttctttctttctttctttctttctttctttctttctttctttctttctcacacactcacatattgacacacacacacacacacacacacacacacacacacacacacacacacacacacacacacacacacacacacacacacacacacacacacacaaactgtacaacAGATTATCCAACTAAAAAATGGACAATGTGTCTCATTAGTTCCAGCTACCTAGACAGTGGAAAATAAttgtctatctcactctctctctctctctctctctctctctctctctctctctctctctctctctctctctctctctctctcactcattctctctctctctctctctctctctctctctctctctctctctctctctctgtctttctgtctatgtgGCTGTTGCACGCGATCCCTCCCTTGCTCTCGTCCTTGTTTACTTCTTGCTGTatctcacacactctgtctgtctgtctcccacatTCTCACTGTCTCGCTCTCCTCACTGGTCTTTTTTTCTGTTATGTCacgctcctcttttctctcctgtcaCCGCACAGCACACTGGATGTGTCTACTCATCCGTCTggcctcctctctcgctctctctctctctctctctcacctccgcAGTTCATGAGTTTGCGCACGTTGGTCGTGGTCATGATGTTGTGCGTGCGCAGGTAGTCCGCCAGCTGCCCACCAATGGGCACGATGATGGTCATGACCAGATGTGGCAGAGCAGACACCATTCCCacctgagatggagagagagagagagagagagagagagagagagagggtgggcaaAAGGGGAAAGTAgcatagagaggtagagagtgaaAAGCAGGAACATAGGACCATTGGAAAAATATGATATATGGTATATGATATACAACCTACCAGACCAATTtacttacagtacattacattacacctaggtgcctaagggtgggattcgaaccggcatcCCTCTGAGCTTGATACCACTACCCTAACCCTTATGCCACGGCTGGAGGTGTAGGGACAGATAaggtcggggggtggggggaggtgggttGAAATGGGATGAAATTGACTTGATTCATTATGTGATGAAATTGACTTGATTCATTATGTATGGCACGTCTGCGCCTCGGAGCGGGGGTAACTGAAATGGTCGGAAGCGATAGTGCTCCGGAACCGGAACctgtgtgcggaggccctaaggcCATGGCTGGCCATTTTCTTATGCTTTTCCCTCAAGAAAATTATAAGACGGCCCTACTCTGGCTCTAACGGCACTGGGTTGCTAAGCTGGcaacctgggtttgattctggcctgggtcatttgcctctcccaactgtcctgtcactaatgaaGTTGAAAAGGACCAAAACAAATCTTTTAAAAGAAAATGATAAGACTTAGACCATGTGTTGTGAGAATGTGTTCGTCTTCCAACCTTGCTGATGGCGAAGCCGAACACCTCCTCGAAGTACGCGGGCTGGCTGATGAGCAGCAGGTAGAAGGTCCAGCTACGGCAGAAGTTGGCCACGATGATGGCATACACCGGCATGGAGGTGAAGAAGTGCCGCCAGGGGGTCTTGAACTTCTGCACGGGGATAGACAGGAGACAAGGCAGTGGTAACGCAAGCTTAGATCATAAGGACTTCAATAATTAGTCGACTAATGGACTTTAATTGATAAATGCGTTATTCGATTAAAATATTAATCACTATTAATCGCCAACTTGACTGGCgaaagacccaggtgaaatgagcatgtgaaaagagtgtgtgtgaagaggggggtgaagagttttaatttaaaaaaaatgtgggaaacattgagattttgagGAAAAACGCTGCTCATCATCGTAATTCAGTTGATCAATATGGTAAATCAACTagcaattaatgaattaatcgataatttgcatccctatcagATAAACAGTAAACTGTCATAAACATCTGCATGCGGGAGCAAAGAACAGTATGACGTATCAGCACAAGTTTAGATAAACTATTAAATGTCTTTAAAACCTCTGCAGGGAGGCAGGAAAGTACAGGAGCTGAATCAGACTTACACGTCAACGCTTAAGTGCAGGTACAGTTATACTGCAAATGCGTAGTCAAAACACAAATGTTGCCTAAATACCCTCATGCACAGATGACAGACTTTCTCTGATATATTGTTTAATTCACAAAAAAAACTTTACTTTCTAATATCTTCTAATTTATAATATCCactaaaattatatatttttctaatatcctCTAATATCCACCCTCTCcccaacacaagcacgcacacacgcacgcacgcacgcacgcaggcacgctatTCTGTACAATTCCAAACATTTCCATCACATCCTCTTTGCATCTGTTGCCAGCGTGAAAAAATAAACCAAACAGTTCCCTA encodes:
- the slc17a7a gene encoding solute carrier family 17 member 7a codes for the protein MEIRPDRFKAAAAKTLGKIHRVIEKRQENGETIELSAEGRPELVEELEMPVVDCTCCGLPRRYIIAILSGLGFCISFGIRCNLGVAIVSMVNNHTVFHGRKEVIQPAQFSWDPETVGMIHGSFFWGYIVTQIPGGFICRRFAANRVFGFAIVATSVLNMLIPSAARVSYGCVMMVRVCQGLVEGVSYPACHGIWARWAPPLERSRLATTAFCGSYAGAVVAMPLAGILVQYTGWSSVFYVYGSVGVFWYLFWILVSYESPAVHPTITPEERKYIEEAIGDANLVNPLQKFKTPWRHFFTSMPVYAIIVANFCRSWTFYLLLISQPAYFEEVFGFAISKVGMVSALPHLVMTIIVPIGGQLADYLRTHNIMTTTNVRKLMNCGGFGMEATLLLVVGYSHTKGVAISFLVLAVGFSGFAISGFNVNHLDIAPRYASILMGISNGVGTLSGMVCPLIVGAMTKHKTREEWQGVFLIASLVHYGGVIFYGLFASGEKQPWADPEDTSEEKCGILDEDELANETEELYRTSGGAGYGAMSQPEAVMPANGGGGGGGGGGGGGGGGGGGWVSDWDKSEELVQPPGTNRYLYGGEEDRELT
- the zgc:55558 gene encoding GTPase KRas, with the protein product MTEYKLVVVGAGGVGKSALTIQLIQNHFVDEYDPTIEDSYRKQVVIDGETCLLDILDTAGQEEYSAMRDQYMRTGEGFLCVFAINNTKSFEDVHLYREQINRVKDSENVPMVLVGNKSDLSTRTVETRQAQELARSYGIPFVETSAKTRQGVEDAFYSLVREIRRYKETNRSNKKSKKSTQRRCTLL